Proteins from a genomic interval of Neoarius graeffei isolate fNeoGra1 chromosome 24, fNeoGra1.pri, whole genome shotgun sequence:
- the LOC132872338 gene encoding arrestin domain-containing protein 3-like has protein sequence MACTVKNISVAFDLMNESITFTNGDYISGQVTLEVAKETHIKSLLIKAKGKASVLWSEHYGNNITVTFYDKETCYKSIQYFIQEEKKGDDGYSLLTNEFGQCYSRIIQPGIHVYPFTFQIPHQDMPASFKGTHGKVVYSLEAKLCRSMSVPKKAKVHFYYVPQGDMSTPDLMMSQHGYKEKKMKFFTSGSVAMDVHTEKTGFHLGEQIKVKVDIVNNSSRTIKPKFSLYQKQSCFAAKKRKVCTKELLKEKGDPIDPSTKQCVIKVLNIPADTCVSILNCKVLKVEYRLKVYLDIKFANNPEIKLPVVILPISVTQENADVANAKPMDIGFETWMSKQADLNPLSFD, from the exons ATGGCTTGTACTGTGAAGAACATTTCAGTGGCATTTGATCTCATGAATGAAAGCATCACCTTTACGAATGGAGACTACATTTCCGGACAAGTAACTCTGGAGGTGGCGAAGGAAACTCACATCAAGAGTCTGTTGATCAAAGCCAAAGGGAAAGCATCTGTACTGTGGTCGGAACATTACGGCAATAACATCACAGTTACTTTTTATGATAAAGAAACATGCTATAAGTCAATTCAGTACTTCATTCAAGAAGAGAAAAAAG GTGACGATGGATATTCACTGTTAACAAACGAGTTTGGGCAATGTT ACTCAAGAATTATTCAACCTGGAATCCATGTTTACCCTTTCACCTTTCAGATTCCACACCA AGACATGCCTGCATCCTTCAAAGGCACCCATGGAAAGGTGGTTTACTCTTTAGAAGCCAAATTGTGCAGGTCAATGTCAGTGCCAAAAAAAGCCAAAGTACATTTCTACTATGTTCCTCAAGGAGACATGTCTACACCAGACTTGATG ATGTCTCAACATGGGTATAAAGAAAAGAAGATGAAATTCTTCACATCTGGGAGCGTAGCCATGGATGTTCATACAGAGAAGACAGGTTTCCACTTAG GTGAGCAGATAAAAGTGAAAGTAGACATTGTAAATAATTCCTCTCGTACAATCAAACCTAAGTTCAGCTTGTACCAGAAGCAGAGCTGCTTTgccgcaaagaaaagaaaagtgtgCACCAAAGAGCTCCTGAAAGAAAAAGGTGACCCCATCGATCCATCAACCAAGCAGTGTGTGATCAAGGTGTTGAATATTCCAGCAGATACCTGTGTTTCCATCCTCAACTGCAAAGTTCTCAAAGTGGAGTATAGACTTAAG GTCTATCTGGACATAAAATTTGCTAACAATCCAGAAATTAAACTGCCTGTGGTGATTCTTCCCATCAGTGTGACCCAAGAAAACGCAGATGTAGCAAATGCAAAGCCAATGGACATTGGCTTTGAAACATGGATGAGCAAGCAAGCGGACTTGAACCCGTTATCTTTTGATTAA